Below is a window of Deltaproteobacteria bacterium DNA.
GCCTCTTGACTGGCAACAGGTGACACCCAGTCAGCAGCAATGCCAGCAGCGTTGGACCGAGCGATGGCAACCGGCGTATTGTTTGAGAGAATTTCATCAGCCTTCCACGACAAGGTAAACCCGAAGCCCCTCCTGCAAGTTTACTGCCGCGCTGCGAACAACTTAAAAAGTCGATCTATGGCGGAGACTTGTCCAAAATGAGCGGACTTCGACTTCGTGCCAGGGCGTCCATATTTTCGACAAATGTAAACAAATACACATAGGACGTAAACAAGTTAAATAAACTTTAATCATAAAATACAGCCACTTGACGACATCGATCTAAAGTCAAAGACTGTTACACCGAACAATTAATTGGGACGTATTACGACATGATTGACGACTCTTAGCAGGACATCGGTGACCAAATCGTGAACTCCGAACAGCAACAGAATGCGCCGACGAGATTACCCAAAAACCTGATGCATGTGGTGATCTCTCTCTTAGTCGGTTACTTTACTGCAAGCGTGTTAACCAGCCGTAACTTAACCAATTGGGCGACCCAACTCCCAGTCAACGGACCTAACCAGGAAGTTGAACGAATGGTACAAAAACACGCGAGAAGAAGTGCCAAACTGGGCGGTGATGCTGTCACCCAAAGACTTGAGTCCAATTTTAAGCACGTACACGAAATAGCCAAAAAACCAATAAGTACAGAACTCTCACTTCCCCTACCTCTCAATAGCAAGCCCACCCTAACCCCTACGCCGCAACCAATACCCAAGCGCGTGCGATCCCAAGATATCCCTACCGCACATCATGTACAGGCCACGCCGCACGGCGCCAAAGCCAATGCTAGCGCCCTACTTGTTGGGGATTCTTTGATGGCGGGAATTGGTCCAAGTCTCGGCAATGAGTTACTCATTAAGCAGCACCTGAAGCCACAACTAGTTGCCAAAATAGGTACGGGACTGGCGCGCCCGGATCGTTACGACTGGACGCGTGCACTGAGTGAGGAATTTAAAAAGCAACGCTTCAAATTAACGGTTATTCTGCTCGGAACAAATGACACACAAAACATTAAAATCGGCAAGAAAGGGGTTTTATTTGGCGGACCCGCTTGGCACCGCATCTACGTAGAGAGGGTTGAAGACCTCATGACCGCTGCTTGTAGGGGAAGTGATGCAGTCTTTTGGCTAGGCCTCCCTACGATGAGAGATCCTGAGTTCCGTCGTAAAGCTTCCCACCTCAATGCAGTCATCAAATCCGTCGCGAGATCCTACAGTTGTATTCGGTACATAGACTTAGAAGAACCAAGTACTGACACCGCTTACACAGCTTATGCCAGCCTGGGGGTCCAACAAATCAAAGT
It encodes the following:
- a CDS encoding DUF459 domain-containing protein, whose product is MNSEQQQNAPTRLPKNLMHVVISLLVGYFTASVLTSRNLTNWATQLPVNGPNQEVERMVQKHARRSAKLGGDAVTQRLESNFKHVHEIAKKPISTELSLPLPLNSKPTLTPTPQPIPKRVRSQDIPTAHHVQATPHGAKANASALLVGDSLMAGIGPSLGNELLIKQHLKPQLVAKIGTGLARPDRYDWTRALSEEFKKQRFKLTVILLGTNDTQNIKIGKKGVLFGGPAWHRIYVERVEDLMTAACRGSDAVFWLGLPTMRDPEFRRKASHLNAVIKSVARSYSCIRYIDLEEPSTDTAYTAYASLGVQQIKVRSPDGIHYTSAGAKLLSAYLLTKLQYSQPSSTNDTITANVRKIPGRPKN